A genomic stretch from Montipora capricornis isolate CH-2021 unplaced genomic scaffold, ASM3666992v2 scaffold_491, whole genome shotgun sequence includes:
- the LOC138036613 gene encoding uncharacterized protein, producing the protein MDALIQDILYLSQKASNKIKVQFRIERLTVYRENYLQLRNELITLVAEDMIEEELRRWGKILSEVDKAGDAAHEFLNKDCDVGDHSSKDIAYSDSRDQFEAAVHNNVDLPNVQKFTHLRSVLTGNALKAIDGYEVTGANYEAAVECLKHRYGRKRMIISFLVKSVIKMDAKSVVNASSLRDLYDTFMNRTRALEALGEDPMSHGCILLPLFETKLPPQLLEKWELTLADTQEDEIGLELFFKFLNRQVVSKEAGERSSNGNITPGNQSFDKGKENRRKSSSPKMGGENEMYTAFALLGETRPPTQPNCNFCKADHDSQNCPMFNEKSLDGRWKLVQENKLCFNCLKPSNHKHFSRICRHPKCSVANCGHRHHWLLHGQQSVVTPRHLSNTSLSGLA; encoded by the exons ATGGATGCGTTGATTCAGGATATTTTGTATCTAAGTCAAAAGGcaagcaacaaaatcaaagtgCAGTTTAGAATTGAAAGGCTAACTGTGTACCGTGAGAATTATCTTCAACTGAGAAATGAATTAATCACGCTTGTTGCAGAGGATATGATAGAGGAGGAACTCCGAAGATGGGGAAAAattctgagtgaagtagataaaGCTGGGGATGCTGCTCATGAATTCCTAAATAAAGATTGCGATGTGGGAGATCACTCCTCGAAGGATATTGCATACAGTGACAGTCGT GATCAGTTTGAAGCTGCAGTGCATAACAATGTTGATTTACCAAATGTTCAGAAGTTTACTCATCTACGCTCGGTGCTGACTGGAAATGCCTTGAAAGCAATAGACGGATATGAAGTAACCGGAGCAAATTATGAAGCAGCTGTTGAATGCCTTAAACACAGgtatggaagaaaacgtatgatCATCTCATTTCTAGTGAAATCTGTCATCAAGATGGATGCTAAGTCAGTTGTTAATGCATCCTCCCTCAGAGATCTCTATGATACCTTTATGAACAGAACTAGAGCTTTAGAGGCTCTTGGAGAAGATCCAATGAGCCATGGATGTATTTTGTTACCCCTTTTTGAGACCAAGTTACCACCTCAGTTATTGGAAAAATGGGAGTTGACACTTGCAGACACTCAAGAAGATGAAATAGGCCTTgaattgttctttaaatttcttaaccGACAAGTTGTGTCCAAAGAAGCAGGAGAAAGAAGTTCAAATGGGAACATCACCCCAGGCAATCAAAGTTttgataaaggtaaagaaaaccgAAGAAAGTCTTCATCTCCCAAAATGGGTGGTGAGAATGAGATGTATACTGCTTTTGCACTACTTGGTGAAACACGCCCTCCAACACAGCCAAATTGTAATTTCTGCAAGGCAGATCATGACTCACAAAATTGCCCAATGTTTAATGAAAAATCACTTGATGGCAGATGGAAACTAGTGCAAGAGAACAAActgtgtttcaattgtttaaaaCCTAGCAACCACAAGCACTTCTCCAGAATTTGTCGCCATCCTAAGTGTTCTGTAGCGAATTGTGGTCACCGACATCACTGGTTATTGCATGGGCAGCAGTCAGTTGTTACACCTCGGCACCTAAGCAACACTAGTTTAAGTGGATTGGCTTGA
- the LOC138036614 gene encoding uncharacterized protein, whose product MDFHKNSHLQGLTLADSYPRGSVQVDVLIGADHYYSFVTGVCKRDSSSESLVAVESCLGWIVTGQVNRQSRQSLSMLTVVENGGVNETLKRFWELESISIAEIEDPVMSQEEECAVADFNRGLNFDGHNYEVRLTWKRDPPKLESNHVQALRRLESVERKLRQDPVKAKAYKTAINEYVEKGFAEEVPDQSDGTVRYLPHHAVFCDDKRMTKCRIVFDASAQEGGDASLNDCILPGLPLQPNLASVLIRFRTHKIGLIADIEKMFLQVKLAPEDRDVHRYLWRDLQPNEAPKVYRMQRLSV is encoded by the coding sequence ATGGACTTCCATAAGAACTCTCATCTTCAAGGCTTAACTCTTGCAGATAGTTATCCTCGTGGTTCAGTTCAAGTAGATGTTCTTATTGGTGCAGACCACTActactcatttgtgactggggTCTGTAAGAGAGATAGTTCCAGTGAGTCACTTGTTGCTGTGGAATCTTGCCTCGGCTGGATTGTCACGGGACAAGTAAACCGCCAATCAAGGCAATCTTTATCCATGCTGACAGTTGTAGAAAACGGTGGAGTTAACGAAACATTGAAAAGATTCTGGGAACTGGAATCAATTAGTATTGCAGAGATCGAGGACCCTGTTATGTCACAAGAGGAAGAATGTGCTGTTGCTGACTTCAATAGAGGATTGAACTTTGATGGACATAACTATGAGGTGCGACTAACATGGAAACGAGATCCTCCAAAGCTAGAAAGTAATCATGTACAAGCTTTGAGACGCCTGGAAAGTGTTGAAAGAAAGTTAAGGCAAGACCCTGTGAAAGCTAAGGCTTACAAAACAGCGATCAACGAATATGTAGAGAAAGGTTTTGCAGAGGAAGTACCTGATCAGAGTGATGGAACTGTGCGGTACTTACCGCATCATGCTGTATTTTGTGATGACAAAAGAATGACAAAATGCAGAATCGTATTTGATGCTTCCGCACAAGAAGGAGGTGATGCTTCCCTTAACGATTGTATTCTTCCTGGTCTTCCTTTACAGCCGAACCTTGCATCTGTACTGATTCGAtttagaacacacaaaattgGTCTCATAGCAGACATTGAAAAGATGTTTCTGCAAGTCAAACTAGCACCAGAGGACAGAGATGTTCACCGCTACCTGTGGAGAGATTTACAGCCTAACGAAGCACCAAAGGTGTACAGAATGCAGAGACTTTCGGTGTGA
- the LOC138036615 gene encoding uncharacterized protein, giving the protein MSPYAVEEILQNMYVDDCLTGADTVDSTLKLQQEMSEIMMTAAFNLTKWESNSELVMDAIDPAKRASSPFMEFNSTDPLKALGVSWDLNSDHFRFLAPSGIISSHDPMSKRSLLSLASKMFDPLGLISPFTVRAKILFQELWLKG; this is encoded by the coding sequence atgtcccCGTATGCAGtagaagaaattttacaaaatatgtatgTCGATGACTGCCTGACAGGAGCCGATACAGTAGATTCAACTTTGAAGCTTCAACAAGAAATGTCAGAAATTATGATGACAGCGGCATTCAATTTGACCAAGTGGGAAAGTAACTCAGAGCTAGTAATGGATGCTATTGACCCAGCTAAAAGAGCCTCATCGCCATTCATGGAGTTCAATTCGACCGACCCCCTAAAAGCACTTGGCGTGTCATGGGACTTGAACTCTGACCACTTTAGATTCCTCGCACCAAGTGGAATCATCTCATCCCATGATCCAATGTCAAAGAGAAGTCTACTTAGTCTGGCATCGAAAATGTTTGACCCACTGGGACTGATATCACCCTTCACTGTTAGagccaaaatccttttccaagaGTTGTGGTTAAAAGGATGA
- the LOC138036616 gene encoding uncharacterized protein, with translation MQDSLVEVHGFGDASPKAYGTAVYIRIRDKQDNVSSQLGRPFVANRVAEVQSTWDPECWRYCGSKENPADFLTCGLSCSDMISSTLWWNGPQWMSSPCEPLPAQPKNEAAPTEACEEKGTTHVYTAGVAEPLIDMSRYGTWLKLIRVTAYVLRAVKLFKTKSRSCERELSADEVRQAKIKCCMWVQEVVYKEEFEKLKAGEVLSQ, from the exons ATGCAAGACTCTTTGGTAGAGGTGCATGGTTTTGGAGATGCTTCCCCCAAGGCGTATGGAACAGCAGTGTACATTCGAATAAGAGACAAGCAAGACAATGTATCCTCACAGCTG GGCAGGCCATTTGTTGCCAATCGTGTGGCTGAGGTACAGTCAACATGGGATCCTGAGTGTTGGAGGTATTGTGGAAGTAAGGAGAATCCTGCAGACTTCTTGACGTGTGGGTTAAGCTGTAGTGATATGATTTCAAGCACTTTGTGGTGGAATGGACCCCAATGGATGTCTTCGCCTTGTGAACCACTACCCGCTCAACCCAAAAACGAAGCTGCTCCCACCGAAGCTTGTGAGGAAAAAGGAACTACCCATGTGTATACAGCAGGCGTTGCAGAACCACTGATTGATATGTCACGCTACGGGACATGGTTAAAGTTGATTCGAGTAACTGCTTATGTATTGAGAGCGGTCAAATTGTTTAAGACTAAGTCTAGGTCTTGCGAAAGGGAACTGTCAGCGGACGAGGTGAGGCAAGCCAAGATTAAATGTTGTATGTGGGTGCAGGAAGTGGTCTACAAAGAAGAATTTGAGAAACTGAAAGCTGGAGAGGTACTTTCCCAGTAA
- the LOC138036619 gene encoding uncharacterized protein, whose amino-acid sequence MPPKKRSSQTRSTNPAKRPRLSRGTESREGSRQEDSSHQFPPDQLMTVNITALSASISSAVKQAVVEALVERSQPSSSHSLQAPIAEQSVADVVGASLDSITQDSTVQGAFSPSRRSANSSAREPFAEELVSNLESLLSSVLSSRSCQSYRRAWTLFREFHTKFYKTATLHLPLSTSSLALFISFLDARKMAPTTILSYLSAIGFVHKMRGLHDPVKAFIIQKLLTSISRRRSCDVRLPISKPILHDLVSSLEHTNSSATQRILFSTMFVTAFYGFFRIGELAAKSVCSSVVQYDNLQLLKSAKITIRHFKHNTSNRPYDIVITGDDSSPFCPVASLLQYCKIRGDQPGPLFCHSDNRAISVNQFNSELRRCLAFCGLDPQRYKSHSFRIGAACLAAEKGFSDAQIRALGRWKSDAFKLYIRNSTLPTF is encoded by the exons ATGCCACCAAAGAAGCGCTCTTCTCAGACACGCTCCACTAACCCTGCCAAGCGCCCACGGTTATCGCGAGGGACAGAATCACGCGAGGGTTCCCGCCAAGAAGACAGCTCTCACCAATTCCCTCCAGACCAATTGATGACGGTCAATATTACAGCACTGTCCGCATCCATTTCGTCTGCGGTAAAACAGGCCGTGGTAGAGGCATTAGTGGAGAGATCACAGCCCAGTTCAAGTCATTCACTCCAAGCTCCGATAGCCGAACAGTCCGTGGCAGACGTTGTGGGTGCATCTTTGGATTCTATCACCCAAG ATAGCACGGTTCAAGGAGCTTTCTCCCCAAGCAGACGATCTGCCAACAGTAGTGCCCGAGAACCTTTTGCCGAGGAGTTGGTCTCTAACTTAGAGAGTTTATTAAGCTCAGTATTATCATCACGTTCCTGTCAATCCTACCGTAGAGCTTGGACTCTTTTTCGTGAATTTCACACCAAATTTTATAAAACCGCAACATTACATTTACCGTTGTCTACCTCTTCCTTAGCtctgtttatttcttttctagACGCTAGAAAGATGGCACCTACAACCATTCTTTCTTACCTTTCAGCCATAGGGTTCGTTCATAAGATGAGAGGCTTGCATGATCCCGTAAAAGCCTTCATAATACAAAAACTATTGACCTCAATCAGTCGTCGCCGGTCATGCGACGTGAGGTTACCTATCTCTAAACCTATATTACACGATCTCGTCAGCTCTCTTGAACACACCAACTCTTCGGCAACCCAGCGCATCCTTTTTTCCACCATGTTTGTTACGGCCTTTTATGGCTTCTTTCGCATCGGTGAACTAGCGGCCAAGAGCGTGTGCTCGTCTGTAGTGCAATACGATAACCTTCAACTTCTGAAATCTGCTAAGATAACAATCCGTCATTTCAAGCACAACACCAGTAATCGCCCATATGACATCGTAATTACCGGCGACGACAGTTCCCCCTTTTGTCCCGTGGCATCCTTGCTCCAGTATTGCAAAATTCGCGGGGATCAGCCAGGTCCGCTCTTTTGTCACTCAGACAACCGGGCCATTTCTGTTAACCAATTTAATTCCGAGCTCAGGCGCTGTTTAGCTTTCTGTGGTTTAGACCCTCAACGCTATAAAAGTCACAGCTTTCGCATTGGAGCGGCCTGCCTTGCGGCAGAGAAAGGCTTTTCCGATGCACAGATTCGCGCTCTTGGCCGATGGAAATCTGATGCTTTTAAACTCTACATTAGGAATTCTACCTTGCCCACTTTCTAA